The Candida albicans SC5314 chromosome 5, complete sequence genome includes a region encoding these proteins:
- the GRE3 gene encoding trifunctional aldehyde reductase/xylose reductase/glucose 1-dehydrogenase (NADP(+)) (Putative D-xylose reductase; antigenic in murine systemic infection; soluble protein in hyphae; induced by farnesol, macrophage interaction and by Mnl1 under weak acid stress; stationary-phase enriched protein; Spider biofilm induced), translated as MLIKSNYNCINIKRFLLNQTRVSVTASNSFSFYFYFKPYKFNCYKSYSTMSTTTPTIKLNSGYEMPIVGFGCWKVTNATAADQIYNAIKTGYRLFDGAEDYGNEKEVGEGINRAIKDGLVKREELFIVSKLWNNYHSPENVEKALNKTLTDLNLDYLDLFLIHFPIAFKFVPLEEKYPPGFYCGDGDKFHYENVPLLDTWKALEKLVNLGKIKSIGISNFNGGLIYDLIRGATIKPAVLQIEHHPYLQQPRLIEFVQNQGIAITAYSSFGPQSFLELQSKRALDTPTLFEHETIKSIADKHGKSPAQVLLRWATQRNIAVIPKSNNPDRLAQNLAVVDFDLTEEDLQAISKLDIGLRFNDPWDWDKIPIFV; from the coding sequence ATGTTAATAAAGAGCAATTACAATTGTATAAATATCAAACGATTTCTCCTTAATCAAACAAGAGTTTCAGTTACTGcttctaattctttttctttttatttttattttaaaccttataaattcaattgttatAAATCATATTCTACAATGTCTACTACTACACCTActattaaattaaattctGGTTATGAAATGCCAATTGTTGGATTTGGTTGTTGGAAAGTCACCAATGCCACAGCTGCtgatcaaatttataatgCCATTAAAACTGGTTATAGATTATTTGATGGAGCTGAAGATTATGGTAATGAAAAAGAGGTTGGTGAAGGAATCAATCGTGCCATCAAAGACGGATTAGTTAAACGTgaagaattatttattgtttctaAATTATGGAATAATTATCATTCACCagaaaatgttgaaaaagcattaaataaaactttaacagatttaaatttagattatttggatttatttttaattcatttCCCAATTGCATTTAAATTTGTCCCCttggaagaaaaatatCCACCAGGATTTTATtgtggtgatggtgataAATTCCATTATGAAAATGTTCCATTATTAGATACTTGGAAAGCattagaaaaattggttaatttagggaaaattaaatcaattgggATTTCTAATTTTAATGGAGGATTAATTTATGATTTAATTAGAGGGGCCACTATAAAACCAGCTGTTTTACAAATTGAACATCATCCTTatttacaacaaccaagattaattgaatttgttcaaaatcAAGGGATTGCCATTACTGCTTATTCATCATTTGGTCCTCAATCATTTTTAGAATTGCAATCTAAAAGAGCTTTAGATACTCCAACTTTATTTGAACATGAAactattaaatcaattgctGATAAACATGGTAAATCACCAGCTCAAGTATTATTAAGATGGGCTACACAAAGAAATATTGCCGTTATTcctaaatcaaataatccTGATAGATTAGCTCAAAATTtggctgttgttgattttgatttgactgaagaagatttaCAAGCTATTTCTAAATTAGATATTGGGTTAAGATTTAATGATCCATGGGATTGGGATAAAATTCCAATCTTTGTCtaa